A genome region from Paralichthys olivaceus isolate ysfri-2021 chromosome 6, ASM2471397v2, whole genome shotgun sequence includes the following:
- the LOC109635319 gene encoding leucine-rich repeat and transmembrane domain-containing protein 1 — MQAAQGRLADMRVVLVCALLPLLSASHACPKECSCNSNTKVVDCRGQGLYDIPRRLHPDTQELYLQDNRIRGLGSMAFREIPLVRIVDLSNNSITSVSPTALLGLRTLQRLSLAHNSLRELDKRLLGSIRSLSHLDVSHNSLWGLPGAMGDSLRNLSHLGLAYNRLTRMDRSLLEALTRLDSITLRGNPLRCDCQLIGLKLWLETYLFKGGVVDEVLCSQPEEMKGRELQKVPYQLFHACMTTSYHYLFANIHHLESERLLRGHTHGNHAHPSSHTLHVPMAMGEGFGGGGGGGGGSLPECEPKQRPRPVNLRHAIATVIITGVVCGIVCLMMLAAAVYGCAYAAIMAKYQRELKKNEELAAVQGADNATADEKEPLENAIA, encoded by the exons ATGCAAGCGGCCCAAGGACGACTGGCAGATATGAGAG TGGTTCTCGTCTGTGCCCTGCTACCCCTCCTCTCTGCGTCACATGCCTGTCCGAAGGAGTGTAGCTGCAACAGCAACACCAAAGTAGTAGACTGCAGGGGTCAAGGTCTGTATGACATCCCCCGACGACTGCATCCTGACACCCAAGAACTGTATCTGCAAGATAACCGTATCAGGGGGCTGGGATCAATGGCGTTCAGAGAAATACCCCTTGTACGCATTGTGGATTTGTCCAATAACTCTATAACATCTGTTTCACCAACTGCTCTGCTGGGTCTCCGGACTCTACAGCGCCTCAGCCTCGCACACAACAGCCTGAGAGAGCTCGACAAGCGATTGCTTGGTTCTATACGCTCGCTTTCACACCTTGACGTCTCACACAACAG CTTGTGGGGTTTACCTGGAGCCATGGGGGACAGTTTGAGGAACCTCAGCCACTTGGGGCTTGCATACAACAGGCTAACACGGATGGACCGCTCCCTTTTAGAGGCCCTGACCCGCCTGGACAGCATCACACTACGAGGCAACCCCTTGAGGTGTGACTGCCAACTCATAGGCCTCAAACTCTGGCTGGAGACCTACCTCTTTAAAG GTGGAGTGGTGGATGAGGTCCTTTGCTCCCAGCCGGAAGAAATGAAGGGCAGAGAACTGCAGAAAGTCCCTTACCAGCTCTTTCATGCCTGCATGACCACAAGCTACCATTATCTGTTCGCCAACATACACCACCTGGAGTCTGAGAGGCTCCTTCGAGGCCACACCCATGGCAACCACGCTCATCCCTCAAGCCACACTCTCCACGTCCCCATGGCAATGGGGGAGGGCTTCGGCGGCgggggaggcggaggaggagggagcctGCCAGAGTGTGAACCTAAGCAGAGGCCGCGGCCTGTCAACTTGCGCCACGCCATTGCCACAGTGATCATCACCGGCGTGGTGTGcggaattgtgtgtctgatgatGCTGGCTGCAGCGGTATATGGCTGCGCCTACGCCGCTATCATGGCCAAATATCAGCGGGAGCTCAAGAAGAACGAGGAGCTGGCAGCGGTGCAGGGGGCAGATAATGCCACAGCAGATGAGAAGGAACCTCTTGAGAACGCTATTGCCTAG